The Nitrospira tepida genome includes a window with the following:
- the cas3g gene encoding type I-G CRISPR-associated helicase/endonuclease Cas3g codes for MGTANLDFDQLFEDLTDNKPFPWQRKLYGELVQKQFRRKCDVPTGLGKTSVIAVWLLSLAHHAQNGSLDGFPRRLVHVVNRRTVVDQATREVEHLRDALTGKPELQPVADALRALSIQPEGQPLAISTLRGQFADNAEWRNDPARPAVIVGTVDMVGSRLLFSGYGCGFKSKPLHAGFLGQDVLFIHDEAHLEPPFQMLITAIHAEQERSRELHVFHVMELTATSRTDQAGETSIFTDEDVEDERVTKRLEASKSLRFHPVREKKELPGNVIKLALAYKNSDKAILVFLRELDHVKQVCRDLEKAKQQVQTLTGTLRGLERDELAKKDPIFARFMPRSRKEVKLAQGTVYLVCTSAGEVGVDMSADHMVCDLTPFDSMAQRLGRVNRFGDGEASVDVVHVASKKGKEVSEAGNPGSDSGATDQGTSQVEEHAASEIPEVDESKEKNEEQSPFEIAIERTQLLLTKLPKQPDGSFEVSPAALRNLPEAERIAAFTPSPVICPATDILFDAWALTSVLEKLPGRPPVADWLHGVAEWEPPETYVAWREEVEVLTDDLLARCKPEDLLEDYPLKPHESLRDRSDRVRKELENIAAREPDFLCWLLDANNEIRVLRTCELIQKDEQKKPVIDLKNCTVILPPKAGGLKKGLLDGDEPFDENHSGLYDVAEQWCDEDRQLRRCRVWDNAEPPAGMRLVRTIDTYTGKEEGIAEDDEQYTRRYWYWYARPRSADDDGSRTARVPQDLQEHLQTVENVARRFVTKLGLKEKEPEAKAVTLAAKWHDLGKNRATWQRSIGNHDYPRQVLAKSGGQMRPIDITTYRHEFGSLLEMKTLAEFQQLDQETQDLVLHLVAAHHGRARPHFPADEAFDPDHPEEDAAELARQVPRRFARLQRKYGRWGLAYLESLVRAADALASQALGSDGVVQQANVTGKVAR; via the coding sequence GTGGGTACAGCAAACCTTGACTTCGATCAGCTATTTGAAGATCTCACGGACAACAAGCCGTTTCCGTGGCAGAGAAAGCTTTACGGCGAGTTGGTGCAGAAGCAATTCCGCAGAAAGTGTGATGTCCCTACGGGGCTTGGAAAAACCTCGGTCATTGCGGTGTGGCTTCTGTCGCTGGCCCACCACGCGCAGAATGGGTCTCTTGATGGATTCCCGCGCCGACTGGTCCATGTGGTGAATCGAAGAACCGTTGTGGATCAGGCAACCCGCGAAGTGGAACATTTGCGAGATGCGCTCACTGGCAAACCCGAACTCCAACCAGTGGCAGACGCACTACGAGCCCTTTCGATTCAGCCAGAAGGCCAACCTCTTGCGATCAGCACGTTGCGCGGTCAGTTTGCGGACAACGCTGAATGGCGCAATGATCCCGCAAGGCCGGCCGTCATTGTTGGCACGGTGGATATGGTGGGGAGCCGCCTGCTCTTCAGCGGTTATGGGTGTGGATTTAAGAGTAAACCGCTGCACGCCGGCTTTCTTGGACAGGATGTATTGTTCATTCATGATGAGGCCCATCTTGAACCGCCCTTTCAGATGCTCATCACGGCGATTCATGCAGAGCAGGAACGCAGCCGTGAGCTCCACGTCTTTCACGTCATGGAACTGACCGCAACGTCCAGGACGGACCAGGCGGGCGAGACTTCAATCTTCACCGATGAAGACGTGGAAGATGAACGTGTGACGAAGCGGCTCGAGGCAAGCAAAAGTCTTCGATTTCATCCTGTGAGAGAGAAGAAGGAGTTGCCAGGTAACGTGATAAAGTTGGCGCTGGCATACAAGAACAGCGACAAAGCCATCCTAGTTTTCTTGCGCGAACTTGATCATGTCAAACAAGTGTGCCGTGATCTGGAGAAGGCTAAGCAACAGGTCCAAACGCTCACAGGCACCCTCCGCGGATTGGAGCGAGACGAGTTAGCAAAGAAGGACCCAATCTTTGCCCGCTTCATGCCAAGGTCGAGGAAGGAAGTCAAACTTGCACAAGGTACCGTGTACCTCGTGTGCACATCAGCCGGAGAAGTTGGAGTGGATATGTCTGCCGACCATATGGTCTGCGATCTCACGCCATTTGACAGCATGGCTCAGCGTCTTGGCCGCGTGAACCGCTTTGGGGATGGCGAAGCCAGCGTTGACGTTGTGCATGTGGCATCCAAAAAGGGGAAGGAAGTCTCGGAAGCTGGCAATCCTGGATCGGATAGTGGTGCAACCGATCAAGGAACAAGTCAGGTGGAAGAACATGCTGCGAGTGAGATCCCAGAAGTCGATGAATCAAAAGAGAAGAACGAGGAGCAGTCGCCGTTTGAAATAGCGATAGAGCGAACTCAGCTGTTGTTGACAAAGCTTCCAAAACAGCCTGATGGTTCTTTCGAGGTAAGCCCAGCAGCGCTGCGTAACTTGCCAGAGGCAGAACGGATAGCAGCTTTTACTCCTTCGCCAGTGATCTGTCCTGCGACCGACATCCTGTTCGACGCGTGGGCATTGACATCGGTTCTAGAAAAGCTCCCCGGCAGGCCACCCGTCGCAGATTGGCTGCACGGTGTGGCTGAGTGGGAACCGCCGGAAACCTACGTCGCCTGGCGCGAGGAAGTCGAGGTATTGACGGACGATCTGCTGGCTCGATGCAAGCCCGAGGATCTCCTCGAAGACTATCCACTCAAACCACATGAATCGCTGCGGGATCGTTCGGACCGAGTCCGCAAGGAGTTGGAGAATATTGCTGCACGGGAACCGGACTTCTTGTGCTGGCTGCTTGATGCCAATAATGAAATCCGCGTGCTGAGGACGTGTGAACTTATCCAGAAAGACGAGCAGAAGAAGCCGGTAATTGATCTAAAAAACTGCACAGTGATTCTGCCTCCCAAAGCTGGAGGGTTGAAAAAGGGCCTGTTGGACGGGGACGAGCCATTTGATGAAAACCACAGTGGCCTCTACGACGTGGCGGAGCAGTGGTGCGACGAGGATCGTCAGTTGAGGCGATGTCGGGTCTGGGATAATGCTGAGCCGCCAGCAGGCATGCGGCTTGTGAGAACAATTGATACCTATACAGGCAAGGAAGAGGGAATAGCAGAGGACGATGAACAGTACACTCGCCGTTACTGGTACTGGTATGCCCGGCCACGATCTGCAGACGATGATGGCTCACGCACGGCACGTGTGCCACAAGACTTGCAGGAGCATCTCCAAACAGTTGAAAACGTAGCGAGGCGATTCGTCACTAAGCTTGGTCTTAAAGAAAAAGAACCAGAAGCCAAGGCTGTTACGCTGGCGGCCAAGTGGCATGATCTTGGTAAGAACCGCGCGACCTGGCAACGGTCCATTGGCAACCACGACTATCCACGTCAAGTACTGGCAAAGTCGGGTGGTCAGATGCGACCGATCGATATCACCACATATCGGCATGAGTTTGGCTCGCTGCTCGAAATGAAAACCCTGGCCGAGTTTCAACAGCTCGACCAGGAAACGCAGGATCTGGTCTTACATTTGGTCGCTGCGCACCATGGACGGGCTCGTCCTCACTTCCCGGCTGATGAGGCGTTTGATCCCGACCATCCTGAAGAAGACGCCGCTGAACTCGCCAGGCAAGTGCCTCGCCGCTTTGCCCGCCTGCAACGGAAGTACGGCCGC